One Brassica napus cultivar Da-Ae chromosome C4 unlocalized genomic scaffold, Da-Ae chrC04_Random_30, whole genome shotgun sequence DNA window includes the following coding sequences:
- the LOC125594772 gene encoding glutamate receptor 2.8-like, giving the protein MMTNTTTKTRNTFLSYFVLFLLGFVVMDVGLGQNTTSNEIKVGVVLDLKTNFSKICLTSINMSLSDFYQTHPHYRTRLALHIRDSMEDIVEASVAAYDLIKKEQVSAIIGPRSSMQAEFMIKLATKSQVPTITFSATSPLLRTINNPYFVRATIDDSFQAEAIASIVKSFGWRSVVAIYVDNELGQGIMPSLSEALEDVEVHRSVISPEASDDHILKELYKLKTEQTRVFVINMDASLGFRVLKKAREIGMMEEGYVWLLSNGMTHMMRDNGRSLETMQGLLGVRSYVPQSKEREDFSLRWKRKLEKENRAGDGTEPNVFALWAYDSVTALAMAVEKTNTETYMRTYGPHLLEALSNVEFKGLAGEFKLINRQLESSTFEIINVIGDEERVIGLWTPSSGLVNAKSNKTTSFLGKRFGPVIWPGNSTVVPKGWEIPTSGKKIKVGVPVNRGFLNFLEIKTDPITNVTTATGYAIDIFEAALKELPYSVIPQYGFESPGDNYNNLVYQVSEGKWDAVVGDITITSNRSSYVDFTLPYTESGVSMIVPVRDNKNKNAWVFLKPWSLDLWITTGCFFVLIGFVVWLFEHRVNTDFRGPLHHQIGTSVCFSFSTMVFAHREKVVSNLARFVVVVWCFVVLVLTQSYTANLTSFLTVQSLQPTTTNVKDLISKGESVGYQVGTFVYDLLRDLNFPESQLKPFGSAEECDDLLSKGTSKGGIAAAFDEVPYLKDIVSQYCSKYAMVEPSFKTAGFKPSFKTAGFGFAFPKNSPMTGDISRAILKVTQSKEMSLIENKWFNRLNLASDCPDQATADLSSNRLSVSSFWGLFLIAGVASFLALLVFVALFLYEHRHTLCSKSEGSIWRKLKSLFRIFDEKDTRSHTFKSNAVHNVSSPITPSPSNVQIRPLPRSMSLNREFELRRACFSMSKERFRTQPKHDKHGESDIEFGAERQREAKQTP; this is encoded by the exons ATGATGACAAACACCACTACAAAAACTCGTAACACCTTTCTTAGTTACTTTGTTCTGTTCCTTTTGGGATTTGTGGTGATGGATGTTGGTTTAGGACAAAACACAACAAGTAATGAAATAAAAGTAGGTGTAGTTCTTGATCTCAAAACAAACTTTTCCAAGATCTGCCTCACTTCTATTAACATGTCGTTGTCTGATTTCTACCAAACTCATCCTCATTACCGCACAAGACTTGCGCTACACATCAGAGATTCCATGGAAGATATTGTTGAGGCATCAGTTGCAG CCTATGACCTAATCAAGAAGGAGCAAGTGAGCGCCATCATCGGACCAAGAAGCTCTATGCAAGCCGAGTTTATGATTAAACTGGCCACCAAATCTCAAGTACCGACCATCACTTTCTCAGCAACGAGCCCTCTACTTAGAACTATCAACAACCCTTACTTCGTCCGAGCCACTATTGACGACTCATTCCAGGCTGAAGCCATTGCGTCCATTGTCAAATCATTTGGGTGGAGAAGCGTCGTCGCCATTTATGTGGACAACGAGTTAGGTCAAGGAATCATGCCCTCCTTGTCAGAGGCTTTAGAAGACGTGGAAGTCCATAGAAGTGTGATCTCTCCAGAGGCTAGCGATGATCATATTCTAAAGGAACTTTATAAACTCAAGACTGAGCAGACAAGGGTATTCGTTATCAACATGGACGCAAGTCTCGGATTCCGGGTTTTGAAGAAAGCTAGAGAAATAGGGATGATGGAGGAAGGGTATGTCTGGTTACTATCAAATGGAATGACCCATATGATGAGAGACAACGGTCGTAGCTTAGAGACTATGCAGGGCTTGTTAGGTGTAAGGAGTTATGTCCCTCAGTCTAAAGAGCGTGAAGATTTCAGTTTGAGATGGAAAAGAAAACTCGAGAAGGAGAACCGGGCGGGGGATGGTACAGAGCCTAATGTTTTCGCATTGTGGGCGTATGATTCGGTCACTGCATTGGCCATGGCGGTAGAGAAAACCAACACAGAGACATATATGAGGACCTACGGTCCACATCTTCTAGAGGCTCTCTCGAATGTAGAATTCAAGGGTTTAGCAGGAGAGTTCAAACTCATTAACCGGCAGCTCGAGTCATCAACTTTTGAGATCATTAATGTTATTGGAGATGAAGAGAGGGTTATCGGATTATGGACACCAAGTAGTGGACTGGTGAAtgcaaaatcaaacaaaacaacatcATTTTTAGGCAAGAGGTTTGGGCCAGTAATATGGCCTGGGAACTCGACCGTTGTTCCAAAAGGTTGGGAGATTCCAACAAGCGGGAAGAAGATTAAAGTGGGCGTTCCAGTAAACAGAGGATTCCTAAATTTTTTGGAGATAAAGACGGATCCAATCACTAATGTAACAACTGCAACGGGTTATGCCATAGACATCTTTGAAGCTGCTCTTAAAGAGTTACCATATTCAGTCATTCCTCAATACGGTTTCGAGTCTCCAGGTGATAACTACAATAATTTGGTCTACCAAGTCTCTGAGGGG AAGTGGGATGCAGTTGTTGGAGATATAACCATCACGTCGAACAGGTCATCATATGTTGATTTCACGTTACCCTACACAGAGTCTGGGGTGTCTATGATTGTGCCGGTGAGGGACAacaagaacaaaaacgcatGGGTGTTCCTAAAACCTTGGAGCTTAGACCTATGGATCACCACCGGTTGCTTCTTCGTCCTCATTGGGTTTGTTGTGTGGCTGTTCGAACACAGAGTCAACACGGACTTTCGTGGACCGCTTCACCACCAGATCGGGACTAGTGTCTGCTTCTCCTTCTCCACCATGGTTTTTGCCCACC GTGAGAAGGTCGTAAGCAATTTAGCAAGGTTTGTGGTGGTCGTCTGGTGCTTTGTGGTGCTTGTGCTCACTCAGAGTTACACAGCGAATCTCACCTCATTTCTGACTGTACAAAGTTTACAACCAACAACCACAAATGTGAAAGATCTCATCAGCAAAGGGGAGTCTGTAGGGTACCAAGTAGGCACATTCGTCTACGATCTTTTAAGAGATCTGAACTTCCCTGAATCACAGCTCAAGCCTTTTGGTTCTGCCGAAGAATGCGACGATCTTCTGTCCAAAGGGACATCAAAAGGTGGTATTGCAGCAGCTTTTGACGAAGTGCCCTACCTTAAGGATATCGTTTCTCAATACTGCTCCAAATATGCAATGGTTGAACCTTCTTTCAAGACTGCTGGTTTTAAACCTTCCTTTAAGACTGCTGGTTTTGGCTTT GCATTCCCCAAGAACTCGCCTATGACAGGAGATATCTCAAGGGCTATCTTGAAAGTGACTCAAAGCAAAGAAATGTCACTCATAGAGAACAAGTGGTTCAACCGTCTTAACCTCGCTAGTGATTGTCCTGATCAAGCCACCGCTGATCTTTCATCTAACCGCCTCAGTGTCAGTAGCTTCTGGGGACTGTTTCTGATAGCAGGCGTTGCTTCCTTCTTGGCACTTCTCGTCTTTGTAGCACTCTTCTTGTACGAACATAGGCACACACTATGTAGTAAATCCGAAGGTTCCATATGGAGAAAACTGAAGTCTTTGTTCAGAATCTTTGATGAGAAAGACACAAGGTCGCACACTTTCAAGAGCAATGCGGTTCATAATGTGAGTTCACCTATTACTCCGAGTCCTTCGAATGTGCAGATCAGACCATTGCCACGAAGCATGTCATTAAACAGGGAGTTTGAGCTAAGACGAGCATGTTTCTCCATGAGTAAAGAACGTTTCAGGACGCAACCAAAACATGATAAACATGGAGAATCTGATATTGAATTTGGAGCTGAAAGACAGAGAGAAGCTAAACAAACTCCATAG